Proteins from one Candidatus Nezhaarchaeota archaeon genomic window:
- a CDS encoding 2-oxoacid:acceptor oxidoreductase family protein, with product GGGGQGALVAGAVMGRAAVIDGLYASQASSYGAEARGTLSLCEVVVSDEPIDYPFAHRLDALAVMSSKASRVVRRLKPRGLLVVDWSVELQAPAPSEARVVRLRAFKEAEEKLGRALLGNLVLVGALSRLLGLPSLRALERAVVLELPEDKPRLREAAGPRAIRLGFELAGLAEPLR from the coding sequence GGGGGGGGGGGGCAGGGGGCCCTCGTGGCCGGCGCAGTGATGGGCAGGGCCGCGGTGATCGACGGCCTCTACGCCTCCCAAGCATCTAGCTACGGAGCTGAAGCGAGGGGTACGCTCAGCCTGTGCGAAGTAGTGGTCTCAGACGAGCCCATAGACTACCCCTTCGCCCATAGGCTGGACGCCCTAGCGGTCATGAGCTCCAAGGCCTCCAGGGTGGTGAGGAGGCTTAAGCCGAGGGGGCTCCTAGTCGTAGACTGGTCCGTGGAGCTTCAGGCGCCGGCGCCGAGCGAAGCGAGGGTGGTCAGGCTGAGGGCGTTTAAGGAGGCCGAGGAGAAGCTGGGGAGGGCGTTGTTGGGGAACCTCGTGCTAGTCGGGGCGCTATCTAGGCTGCTGGGCCTCCCTAGCCTAAGGGCCCTCGAGAGGGCCGTGGTGCTAGAGCTGCCTGAGGATAAGCCTAGGCTTAGGGAGGCCGCTGGGCCGAGGGCCATTAGGCTGGGCTTCGAGCTAGCAGGGCTAGCTGAGCCGCTACGCTAG